From the genome of Impatiens glandulifera chromosome 9, dImpGla2.1, whole genome shotgun sequence, one region includes:
- the LOC124915710 gene encoding protein preY, mitochondrial isoform X1 — translation MVRLSKVLLKDGGRVIGISKTLSEMLVCPISKQSLRYCEESNSLISDTIGVSFPIMDGIPCLVPMDAKIIQVGDSPDTTMKKKIEN, via the exons ATGGTGAGATTGAGCAAAGTACTGTTGAAAGATGGAGGAAGAGTTATCGGAATCAGCAAGACGCTTTCAGAGATGCTCGTCTGTCCAATTTCTAAGCAATCCTTGAG ATACTGTGAGGAATCGAATTCTCTCATCAGCGACACCATAGGCGTTTCTTTCCCT ATAATGGATGGCATACCTTGCCTTGTTCCCATGGATGCCAAGATCATCCAAGTTGGTGATTCACCAGACAccacgatgaagaagaagatagaaaATTAG
- the LOC124915710 gene encoding protein preY, mitochondrial isoform X2 produces the protein MVRLSKVLLKDGGRVIGISKTLSEMLVCPISKQSLRYCEESNSLISDTIGVSFPIMDGIPCLVPMDAKIIQVGDSPDTTMKKKIEN, from the exons ATGGTGAGATTGAGCAAAGTACTGTTGAAAGATGGAGGAAGAGTTATCGGAATCAGCAAGACGCTTTCAGAGATGCTCGTCTGTCCAATTTCTAAGCAATCCTTGAG ATACTGTGAGGAATCGAATTCTCTCATCAGCGACACCATAGGCGTTTCTTTCCCT ATAATGGATGGCATACCTTGCCTTGTTCCCATGGATGCCAAGATCATCCAAGTTGGTGATTCACCAGACAccacgatgaagaagaagatagaaaATTA
- the LOC124915335 gene encoding protein MID1-COMPLEMENTING ACTIVITY 1 isoform X2, with amino-acid sequence MGSTWDHFGEIATVAQLTGLDAVKLIGLIVKAASTARMHKKNCTQFALHLKLIGNLLEQLKISELKKYPETREPLEELENALRRSYILVNSCQDRSYFYLLAMGWNIVYQFRKAQNEIDRYLKIIPLITLVDNARVRERLEYIERDQREYTLDDDDRRVQDVIMKPDPCGYDTMVLKKSLSCSYPNLPLNKAIQKENEKLQLEMQRSQANYDITQCQMIQHLLDVTEVVSSNCVPEKGSPKKSNSKDSATKSVKEHTHDESYIQKTETTQKTSRTISSVSSGHDLISTKHSYHQHGDEWSSDLLGCCSEPLLCMKTIFCPCATFSRIAGVATNRPVSAAEACNDLVAYSLILSCCCYTCCIRRKLRKMLNIRGGLVDDFLSHFMCCCCALVQEWREVEIRGVYGPEKTETSAPKSQYMES; translated from the exons ATGGGATCTACTTGGGATCATTTCGGTGAGATAGCTACAGTTGCTCAGCTGACAGGACTCGATGCAGTGAAGCTAATTGGACTGATAGTGAAAGCTGCAAGTACGGCTCGAATGCACAAGAAGAACTGCACGCAATTCGCATTGCATTTGAAACTGATTGGGAATCTGCTTGAGCAGCTCAAGATCTCAGAGCTGAAGAAGTATCCAGAAACACGGGAGCCTTTGGAGGAGCTGGAAAATGCACTTAGACGGTCTTACATCTTGGTTAACAGTTGTCAGGATAGAAGCTATTTCTACTTGCTAGCAATGGGATGGAACATAGTTTATCAGTTCAGAAAGGCACAGAATGAGATTGATAGATATCTGAAGATTATACCTCTCATTACTCTTGTCGATAATGCTCGAGTCAGG GAGAGATTGGAATATATTGAAAGAGATCAACGTGAGTACACATTGGATGATGATGACAGAAGGGTGCAAGATGTGATTATGAAGCCTGATCCTTGTGGTTATGATACTATGGTTTTAAAGAAATCGCTCTCGTGTTCCTACCCAAACTTGCCTCTCAATAAAGCGATACAGAAAGAGAACGAGAAGCTTCAGTTGGAAATGCAAAGATCACAAGCTAATTATGACATAACTCAATGCCAAATGATTCAGCATCTTCTGGATGTTACGGAAGTTGTTAGTTCAAATTGCGTTCCAGAAAAAGGTTCACCAAAAAAGTCAAACTCCAAAGATTCAGCAACCAAGTCCGTTAAAGAGCATACTCATGATGAAAGCTATATCCAGAAGACCGAGACTACACAAAAAACTTCAAG AACCATATCTTCGGTTTCATCAGGACATGATCTGATCTCTACCAAACATTCTTATCATCAGCATGGTGATGAATGGAGTTCAGATTTGCTTGGTTGTTGTTCAGAACCTCTTTTGT GTATGAAAACTATCTTTTGTCCTTGTGCTACATTTTCAAGGATTGCGGGTGTGGCCACAAACAGGCCTGTTT CTGCTGCAGAGGCGTGCAATGATTTAGTAGCTTATTCGTTGATTCTATCGTGCTGTTGCTATACTTGTTGCATTAGAAGGAAACTGAGAAAGATGCTGAATATCAGG GGAGGGTTAGTGGACGATTTCCTCTCCCATTTCATGTGTTGCTGTTGTGCTCTCGTGCAAGAATGGCGAGAGGTGGAGATACGAGGTGTTTATG GACCTGAGAAGACGGAAACAAGTGCACCAAAGTCGCAGTACATGGAGTCATGA
- the LOC124915335 gene encoding protein MID1-COMPLEMENTING ACTIVITY 1 isoform X1: MGSTWDHFGEIATVAQLTGLDAVKLIGLIVKAASTARMHKKNCTQFALHLKLIGNLLEQLKISELKKYPETREPLEELENALRRSYILVNSCQDRSYFYLLAMGWNIVYQFRKAQNEIDRYLKIIPLITLVDNARVRERLEYIERDQREYTLDDDDRRVQDVIMKPDPCGYDTMVLKKSLSCSYPNLPLNKAIQKENEKLQLEMQRSQANYDITQCQMIQHLLDVTEVVSSNCVPEKGSPKKSNSKDSATKSVKEHTHDESYIQKTETTQKTSSRTISSVSSGHDLISTKHSYHQHGDEWSSDLLGCCSEPLLCMKTIFCPCATFSRIAGVATNRPVSAAEACNDLVAYSLILSCCCYTCCIRRKLRKMLNIRGGLVDDFLSHFMCCCCALVQEWREVEIRGVYGPEKTETSAPKSQYMES; encoded by the exons ATGGGATCTACTTGGGATCATTTCGGTGAGATAGCTACAGTTGCTCAGCTGACAGGACTCGATGCAGTGAAGCTAATTGGACTGATAGTGAAAGCTGCAAGTACGGCTCGAATGCACAAGAAGAACTGCACGCAATTCGCATTGCATTTGAAACTGATTGGGAATCTGCTTGAGCAGCTCAAGATCTCAGAGCTGAAGAAGTATCCAGAAACACGGGAGCCTTTGGAGGAGCTGGAAAATGCACTTAGACGGTCTTACATCTTGGTTAACAGTTGTCAGGATAGAAGCTATTTCTACTTGCTAGCAATGGGATGGAACATAGTTTATCAGTTCAGAAAGGCACAGAATGAGATTGATAGATATCTGAAGATTATACCTCTCATTACTCTTGTCGATAATGCTCGAGTCAGG GAGAGATTGGAATATATTGAAAGAGATCAACGTGAGTACACATTGGATGATGATGACAGAAGGGTGCAAGATGTGATTATGAAGCCTGATCCTTGTGGTTATGATACTATGGTTTTAAAGAAATCGCTCTCGTGTTCCTACCCAAACTTGCCTCTCAATAAAGCGATACAGAAAGAGAACGAGAAGCTTCAGTTGGAAATGCAAAGATCACAAGCTAATTATGACATAACTCAATGCCAAATGATTCAGCATCTTCTGGATGTTACGGAAGTTGTTAGTTCAAATTGCGTTCCAGAAAAAGGTTCACCAAAAAAGTCAAACTCCAAAGATTCAGCAACCAAGTCCGTTAAAGAGCATACTCATGATGAAAGCTATATCCAGAAGACCGAGACTACACAAAAAACTTCAAG TAGAACCATATCTTCGGTTTCATCAGGACATGATCTGATCTCTACCAAACATTCTTATCATCAGCATGGTGATGAATGGAGTTCAGATTTGCTTGGTTGTTGTTCAGAACCTCTTTTGT GTATGAAAACTATCTTTTGTCCTTGTGCTACATTTTCAAGGATTGCGGGTGTGGCCACAAACAGGCCTGTTT CTGCTGCAGAGGCGTGCAATGATTTAGTAGCTTATTCGTTGATTCTATCGTGCTGTTGCTATACTTGTTGCATTAGAAGGAAACTGAGAAAGATGCTGAATATCAGG GGAGGGTTAGTGGACGATTTCCTCTCCCATTTCATGTGTTGCTGTTGTGCTCTCGTGCAAGAATGGCGAGAGGTGGAGATACGAGGTGTTTATG GACCTGAGAAGACGGAAACAAGTGCACCAAAGTCGCAGTACATGGAGTCATGA